The region GAGAATCGGTATTGATGCCAGGGCGTTGGGTTGGGCGGGACTAGGGCGATATTCGCGTAATTTACTTAAAAATCTGGTTACGCAGGCACCCAGGGGGATGGAGTTCGTCGTTTTTGCCCCGCATGCTTTTGGTCGAGAATTTAGTGAGATGCGTGGAGTTAAATTTGTGCCAGTAACCGCGTCATATTATTCTGTTCGCGAACAAACGATTTTTCTGGCCTCCTTAATGCAAGAAAAATTGGACTTGATGCATTTTTTGCACTTTAACGCGCCGATTTTTTACCGGAAACCATTTGTTGTGACTATTCATGATTTAACGCGCTTCTTTTTTCCCGCCCAAAAACATAAAGGACATTTGCATCAATGGGCTTACGAAACTGTTTTTCGTTCGGCGATTAATAATAGTTCTAAAATAATTACCGTTTCTGAACATACACAGATCGACCTTGTGCGATATTTTCCCAAAGCAACGAACAAAACGGCCGTGATTCATGAAGGGGTCGATACGGCCATGTTTTCAAAAAGTATTACTGGTCCTGGTGCGCAAGAAAGACTTAGAAAATTAGGCGTTACTAAATCATATTTGTTGTTTGTTGGTGTTTGGATGACACATAAAAATTTACCAGGGCTTTTGCAAGCATTTAAAAAAGTTAGGGAAAATGGTTTTGCCGGACAACTGGTGATTACCGGGAAAGGACAAGCGCACCATGTAGATGTGCCTGAGTTAATCAAAGGTGAGGGGATGGGTGATTGCGTTGTCTTGCCGGGAAAAGTTGCAGATGAAGATTTGCTATGTCTTTTTCAAAACGCTGAACTTTTTATCATGCCGAGTTTATATGAAGGTTTTGGGTTGCCCGCACTTGAAGCGCTTGCGTGTGGTAGGCCGGTTGTTGCATCTTCGGTTTCGAGCTTACCGGAAATTTTAGGAGACGCGGCGGTTTATTTTGATCCATATTCCGTTGATGATATGGCGGAAAAAA is a window of bacterium DNA encoding:
- a CDS encoding glycosyltransferase family 1 protein; protein product: MRIGIDARALGWAGLGRYSRNLLKNLVTQAPRGMEFVVFAPHAFGREFSEMRGVKFVPVTASYYSVREQTIFLASLMQEKLDLMHFLHFNAPIFYRKPFVVTIHDLTRFFFPAQKHKGHLHQWAYETVFRSAINNSSKIITVSEHTQIDLVRYFPKATNKTAVIHEGVDTAMFSKSITGPGAQERLRKLGVTKSYLLFVGVWMTHKNLPGLLQAFKKVRENGFAGQLVITGKGQAHHVDVPELIKGEGMGDCVVLPGKVADEDLLCLFQNAELFIMPSLYEGFGLPALEALACGRPVVASSVSSLPEILGDAAVYFDPYSVDDMAEKISKLINDKQKQVELISLGTEQVKKFRWDKCAKETLEVYQGVLSEK